The following is a genomic window from Strix aluco isolate bStrAlu1 chromosome 3, bStrAlu1.hap1, whole genome shotgun sequence.
GAACTTAACATACAGACCAGAAAAAGTGATGACCAGACAATTGATTTTTACACTGTATTGCAGGCAGTTCAAAGACAGTCTTTAACAGGTTGAGAAGTGAAGATGAAATTTTCTGCAACACTGTTATGAAAGACAGTCTTTGGTAAGACAAAAAAGGAATATACTGTCCCTATTTAAAAGTATGCTGGATTTTCATCAGGCGACAGATAAAATCTTAAGTTTATGGGAGACCAAGTAAACACGATACAGCAAAATAAACCAGGCATGTCATCATCAGACACTGTAATCCAGTCTCAGTCACACTTACATTTTTCTGATTCCTGCAGAGATCTGATTGCTTCCCCACATTTATCACTCGCCAGTAAAGTTTGACCATGGTAACAGTATGCCTAATGGGAGAGGACAAAATCATTACCAACGTCACTGGGCACTTCCTGTACCAATTCACTTCTGCTCTTCCTTACGTCAGAGTTGCATCTCCATGAAGGTGCCATTCCCTGCAGAGAGCTGACCATTTGGGAATGCAAATCAAAGCAGCATTCGGTGAACAATGAAATTCAATATAAACACCGTGAGGTAGGTATGAAGCAAGCTGTCTCAAGTCTAGCCAAGGGTAACTTTGAACTTCAGGAAGGATGTTTTACCAAAAGCACTAGTATAGAGTCTAGTTCAAACCTTTCTCTCTCACTGTACCAATGTGCAGCATTAAGCCGCATCACAGAAAGAGGAGGAACCCCAATCAAGTTTACAAAGCAAAGACTCTAAAAACTAAAACTATCTGAACAAACTGAATCTGCAACAAACATCACTGAATCCAGAAAAGATGAGGTCTTCTGCTGCTTGAGATACTTCATCACAGTCCAAATAACTTTTGCACCCCAAAAAGTCTCATTCCTTCACACTTATGCTTGAAGATAGTACTGTATTCCAGTGAGTACTGAATTGCTTCTTTTCTATTATCAGTTGTTGAGTTTAAATACTAAATACCATAGGTAAAGGAATGATTGCATGAACTAATGCCGACCTTGCACACCTTCCTTTAATGTTTGTTCTCACAGTATAGCAAGTGTTACCTAAATCTACCATTGCCCATATTACACAaatcaaaaaagataaaaagtgcCACAGCTCTGACCCTCCCTCACCTCTCAAACTTGCTGATAAGGTAAGCAGCTTTTAGCTATAGGTTTGGTATAAGAGAGAGACAATTGTGTTAACTACTTAGTTTGGGCCTTTTTTACAGTATGAAAGAGCCAGATTACAGGCTGTGGCAGGCTACAAGAAATACACAGCAAATTGAGCAGCTGATGAGTGCCACTGCACTTGCTAAGAGATCAGTCACGCAAAAAGGGGCAGTACTTGGAATGGTATGTAACATTACTTGATGCAGTTTCATTCAGGGCCTTCAAAAAGCTGATCAGCTCTGAATTATGCCTAGAATCAGATTGTGATGCAGGTAATGGAAGACAAGTATTATGCTCAACCCGAATTGCTTCACTTCCCCCATTCCCTATCCAGCCCTTAGACAACATTAAAAACTGTGACTGCAGTCAGCTGAGGTACTTACATAGGCCATATAGAAACAGGTCTTCAAGTTTAAGTACTTCCTCCATTTACCTGCATAAGTTGGATCCAAACTGGATAATGTTTGATCTATGAACACACGTGTAAAGTTATTCTTCAAGAcgtttccaaaaagaaaaatcacgCACACAAAGACCAGAATGCTTAAAACTTAGCAATAGATCTTAACTATAAAGTAGCAAGAAACAAGTGACATAAATTACTCCTGCAAAGGCACAGAGAAACTATGAGGAAAATCAAAAATATGCAGTTTATTGAGCTATCATGCAGTTGTCCCTAGAATCCCTGAAACTGTTGTCCACTAAGTTTGGAAGGCTAATTCTCCTAAGTATTTTTAGGCAGGATTTCAAAGCTTGCTCCAAGTTTAATTTCAAGTAGTGACCTATAAAAGTTTACTTATGTTACAATATTCCACCTCTTATACCGACTTCCATATTTTTACACTTTTCCCACTTGCATCAGTAAGCCCACAGATCAGCTTACTCATCTGGAAGGATGTACATAATTAACCCAGCTACACACTTTATGGTCTGCATCATAATCTGCTGCCCAAAGGCAGATGAAACACACTCCATTTACGTCAAGCCATTTGTTTGCTGCTATTACATATTCTCAAGACATTACTCTGTCTTCTGTCTCCCCTTGCTAACATTTCCTATCGTTAGCTACAGAAAAAAGATTCCCACGAAAACAAAAGGCCTTATCAAAATATACGTTACGCTGGTAACTGAAGCCTTAAATGTGCTAAATAGAAGCTAAATATACAAAGCATATCCACTAAGAAACAGTGTTAATATCACAGTTGGCAGGCGGGTGAAATATGTCTGCTGGCAAGAATGCATAAACCAGGTCACTAAGGATACAAAACAGGACACTTACCAGCTTTTTGGTAGAAGTTAGCTGTTTCATAAGCAAGAGCAGCTATTAGTCCTGGATTGTGTTTCAGCTCAATAGCCCGAGCaattgtcactgaaaaaaaaattccacaccACAATATTAAACTTTAATTGAAAATGTCACATCAAATCAGTAGAGGCATTTAGCATTTTAAAACGCCTGCATGAACAGAAAACAAGTATTCTACAGTCAAGCAAACTGCAGAATACAGATTGTTTCTTAGATAGAATGATTCCAAATTaacagaaaagctgaaggaaggtTAGTCTGAAAACTAGCTAGTAAACAGaagttgcaaatattttaaagtaaaggAACTGGGAATTTATGTTAGATGACCATGGTGGTGAAGGGActgcatgaaaggaaaaaagagggaggaatgTCACACACAGTTCTTCCAAAGTGGTTACGTTTGTAGTATCAGACTGATTTTTGgcattttcttcctctaatgGTAACCGAAGTTTCTTTAAAAGCAACCCACCCCACTAAGCCACGGTAcgtctggaggagaaaaaaaaaatggcattgctGCCAAGCAGACTTCACAAGACATCCAAGTAACCCACAAAGACTGTCACTTCCCATCCCCaacaaatgtatattttaagaTACCTTCTTGAGCTTCAGCTTGGCACTGTATGATGTAAGAGTCTATAAGTCGAGCTTCtaaatctcttcctttttctaCAGGTGTAATCAATTTTGGAATGTGACTTTCCTAAGTACAAACAAGTCTCAAAGTTATTTTAGCTTTAATACCACTGCTACCAATGCAAAGCAAATCCCTCATTCCTAAATGGATGGGACACCAAGTGAAGGTCCCAAGACGGCTGGCTGCACTGTTGCATGTGCTACTGGGCAGACAGCCAGCCTACCCTTCCGCTGCCACAGGGAAAGAGTAGCAGGGATTGAGTGGCAGCACAACATATTAAGACCCTTCTTTTTCCTGTATCACTCAGACAGTCTGGGGCACTTGTTTATTCTGTAACCTTGTCAGAAAAGCAAAGGCTTTTCTAAGACAAAAAGTCAAGTACTTGGAGACAACTTAAAGAACAGACAGCAAAGACAGTTTTTCTACCTTCAAGTGTTTAAAAATCCCAGCTGCTATCTTCAGGCTTCTGTGAACGTCTTTTGCTTCATCTTCTGTTATACTAAGAATATAGAATAAATCAGCAAAATGTTAGTTAGAAAGGACCTCTAGGTGTCATTTAGTCCCACCTCCTGCTTTGGAGCAGGACTATCGACAACAGTAGATCAGGTCAGTTATGGCTTAGACTAGATGAATCTTGAATACTTCAAGAATGGAGTCCACTAACTCTCTAAAGTAACCTGTCCCGCTGCTGTGttaccctcatagtaaaaaagtTTCTTACAGGTCCAATCATGAATTAATCAAATAGAACtcacttgaaaaaagaaatataaggCCTTGTAGTGACTTTCAAGTAAAAGGTAACCTCTGTGCTAAAAGCCAAAGCTTTAGAAATATGTACAGCTAAAAGTCAGTAGAGCTGTGATTTTGAGAATCTCAATTCTGTACCTGGATATTTAGAGCAGGACTGGTGAAGAGTTTATTCACAACTGACCCTTCCTCTGTACCACAGTCACATGGTAGTAGTACACTTTGTTCACAGATGCAAGAAGGGATTGAAGTGCACTTGGAAATTACAACACATGAAGGAAGGCCAACTGCCTCCTTGAACTCCTACTGTCTCAGCTGGACATGCACTGCAGCAGTCAAAACTCAGAACCTGCTAAGTTTTTTGGTGGAATATTGCTGCAATGGAAtcactaacaaaagaaaaatacttactcTTCTTTTCCAGCGAGTCGTGATGCATATTTTGTGTACCACAGAGCTACATTAAATCCCATGGAAACCAGTTCAAACACTGCATCCTGCTGGGCactgaagacagacagacaaaaccccccaaacaaacccccaaacaatttAATGCTTTCCATTTTGTTCTGACAAACTCTCTCTGCTGATAGATCACATAGCATAAGTCAACATTTCtctccataaaatatttttcatttaagaagTCAACAATTTCCAACTCAAAACCTCCTACTTGCTGAACTGCTTAAAAGACACTTCAATTTTTACTTATTTCCTTTAAGAGCTCATAATTATAATTTCCCACATTCATATGCCTACCCTTCCCTTTTGggaactttcattttaaaacagtaacTTGATATTTGTTTAGCTTTGGGTgtggctgacttttttttttgtttttaaattgcacATTTTGTGGAAAGCCTTGCTCTGGAATGTCTACTTTAAAGTTGTAGCTGCTAAGTTAGTAAGTCAAAGTCTATTACATCTCCCTCAAATGAATGTTATTGCAAGTATTTATGTAACTGCAATTAAATGGCATATGCAAATAGCGGGAAATTTCAAAAACTAAAAACATGGTCTTTGAAAAGAATGAACTTGCAATCACAAGCTCAGTATAGCTTAGGAACTATTAAAGGTTAAAAAGAAAGGTGTGGGAGTGGGAAGAATAATGTTGGCACAAGTACAAGTGTGTATTACCATCAGAAAATTAGAAGAGAGTCCTAATCAACAGATTGTCTTCCAAGGGGCATAAAAGCTTTGAGGATGTCAAGCACTTCTTCTAAAGCCTGACAAATTCGTAAGCATCGTTATACAACACAATTATCTACAACAGCAGGAGACAACTGAATAATCCTGAAGGTTACAAACCTATACTCCTACTTAAAACAGAAGCTTTGTTTGTACCGGGAGTACGTGTACTAGGAGCTTCAGAGGACAAGAACAAAGTCAGATGTTCAGCAACACTTGCACTTCAAAAAACTCAGAAGATACTGGTCAGGCAATAGCGCCAAATGACAAAATTGTAAACTGTAGTAACCTATGTTATCATATTCAATTCACCAGTACTCTCGAGGTTCTTTGTACTGCTCTAGCCAACTGCAGATATAGTTTGTAGATCAATTAAGACACGACAGATCGTTCTACCATCATCATGCGTTATCATGCCTTTACATAAAGGCAACACATGCTTCAGAACACCTAATAAAGTGCAGCAATTACcaaaacaacaaagcaacaaGTTTTTGGAAACTACTTTGTGTTCAACATTTTGCTGTACTTCTAAGTTTTCCTTCAGACCTGTGCTGGCACACGTGCATATACACAACAGACCAGAAGAAAACAACTGCCTACCCTGTAATCATAAATGCATATGTACCTTGGAACTTGTCCTTGTAATGTGTCTGTCCACTTGAAATTCTGAATATATCTCAATTTGCATTCTTGGGAAGAATCATCCAGTGAAAGGATAAAAcctatagaataaaaaaaaatgtactgatgGACAATCTCAAAGtaagaaacagaaacaagtaATGAAGGAATGGGGATCAATGAGAACACAGATATAGATAAAGGAATGTTTCTTGCAGTACCACTCAAAAACCTGTGTTAATTCCTGAGGCTTTTATTCCCCAATATCTTGAGAACAAGATGTACAAAAACCTGAACTGGCTACTACAAGAAACTCCTTGCCCAGCAGGTTACCAACTCAACCTTGTGAGTCTCGA
Proteins encoded in this region:
- the BROX gene encoding BRO1 domain-containing protein BROX isoform X1, with the protein product MTHWFHRNPLKATAPVSFNFYGVATTPAAAKVCNDMRLSRTRLLELFTDSSCNPEMMKNATDLYFSLLQGFILSLDDSSQECKLRYIQNFKWTDTLQGQVPSAQQDAVFELVSMGFNVALWYTKYASRLAGKEDITEDEAKDVHRSLKIAAGIFKHLKESHIPKLITPVEKGRDLEARLIDSYIIQCQAEAQEVTIARAIELKHNPGLIAALAYETANFYQKADQTLSSLDPTYAGKWRKYLNLKTCFYMAYAYCYHGQTLLASDKCGEAIRSLQESEKFFAKAEALCKEYGETKGPGTTAKPSGHLFFRKLGSLIKNTLEKCQRENGFIYFQKVPAEAPQLELKANYGLVEPVPFEFPALNAHWTPETLAAFDLTKRPKDDTAKPKPDEEVKPLKEPDIKPQKDSGCQIS
- the BROX gene encoding BRO1 domain-containing protein BROX isoform X2 → MTHWFHRNPLKATAPVSFNFYGVATTPAAAKVCNDMRLSRTRLLELFTDSSCNPEMMKNATDLYFSLLQGFILSLDDSSQECKLRYIQNFKWTDTLQGQVPSAQQDAVFELVSMGFNVALWYTKYASRLAGKEDITEDEAKDVHRSLKIAAGIFKHLKESHIPKLITPVEKGRDLEARLIDSYIIQCQAEAQEVTIARAIELKHNPGLIAALAYETANFYQKADQTLSSLDPTYAGKWRKYLNLKTCFYMAYAYCYHGQTLLASDKCGEAIRSLQESEKFFAKAEALCKEYGETKGPGTTAKPSGHLFFRKLGSLIKNTLEKCQRENGFMGID